A part of Rhopalosiphum maidis isolate BTI-1 chromosome 3, ASM367621v3, whole genome shotgun sequence genomic DNA contains:
- the LOC113558722 gene encoding protein hairless, which translates to MTRDSAAVAALDDRRRRCPISAASNVVDDASTLMTNSTTTSGSSSNDDVGGGDEGGSLKSSSEVSTTTSCCGGSSSSSRSGSDDDDSATVTRLSTAIDDSCTTTIKTPTIPPSLPKQMEDDNNGDKDSSSSSHNDEAAVSTTPTSIGGRLTFYKDGKFIFQLAAHHQQNPYNNPSALTSPCRWVPVPTVIQQHKNNVKCIGEWSQYQQNKTIWPYLVTNTASDSKSPQPVQQSQPPTVRIGERKQHQFQHRTTPPPLSLITNAVNTATHAGGIVVATTTNIVRRPSRKCSTTVAVENVTDFQHQHCQPPTQLRGLPRRSQQHQHQAFMMMATDTIKVQRRLLSLPKKERLWCQRKRKSMTKNSILQELKPPKINLECVVRNLWCRRHTTELLLRRQLSINNNGDTMTAAISAVVDIIPPIVSRHITVSSASVVDSTCSNTGGGSKRRSMVSPSPTTATPIPVTATTITLSNKSGNSSPHKKYKLGNHHPPEQILLPQQRLVVDKNVKKTIPQPPMQTMSTNDHSITAILSGGATGAKRSNGSGALSMVIDPENCVITTPTSTSTILSPHKNLNTPSPAPLSLLRTLLKSPSSESGSPPIAANINGVGYRHHTNGSRKRPSAESTVVSSLPPINAAAVKVDNGLGTSAMAIPSVCANSADNASAVLTALHQLPTIHHPAAGQLAAAGYFNVLYHQAAMAAAMAYQTHAQLPQTLPKSQPSPLLSSQFPTTGGANSTWQRQLNRQPPLLHPSEAIVGSGVTNATISSSASTVVAPYSSPLITATVNGSSLLPPATPSPPPSLMLHPHPVHSRNLLLHHQQQYQPAPTVQQQLSSFHRQQGSSVKKRTGVIGATEYGGCIEENNSGVVATLDEESSSADCMPLNLSKDSIAENVSGTSPTARVR; encoded by the exons ATGACACGAGATTCGGCGGCGGTCGCCGCTTTAGacgaccgccgccgccgctgcccTATATCGGCGGCATCCAACGTAGTGGACGATGCCTCAACACTGATGACAAACAGTACCACTACGAGCGGATCAAGTAGCAATGATGACGTAGGTGGAGGAGATGAAGGTGGTAGCCTCAAATCATCGTCTGAAGTGTCAACGACTACTAGTTGTTGTGGTGGTAGCAGCAGTAGCAGCAGGAGTGGTAGTGATGATGACGATTCTGCCACTGTTACCAGGTTGTCTACAGCAATTGATGACAGTTGTACTACAACCATCAAAACTCCAACAATACCACCGTCATTACCTAAACAAATGGAAGATGATAATAATGGTGATAAAGATTCTTCTAGCAGTAGTCATAATGATGAAGCAGCCGTGTCCACTACTCCAACAAGTATTGGAGGACGTCTCACGTTTTATAAAG ATGGCAAATTTATATTCCAACTAGCAGCCCATCATCAACAAAATCCATATAACAATCCATCTGCTTTAACATCCCCATGCCGTTGGGTACCAGTTCCGACAGTAATACAgcaacacaaaaataatgtcaAGTGTATAGGTGAGTGGTCACAATATCAGCAAAATAAGACCATATGGCCTTACTTGGTTACTAATACTGCCTCTGACAGTAAGTCACCTCAACCGGTACAGCAATCACAACCACCAACGGTAAGAATTGGTGAGCGTAAGCAACATCAATTTCAACACAGGACGACGCCCCCGCCACTTTCTCTCATTACTAATGCTGTTAATACAGCTACACATGCTGGTGGAATTGTAGTTGCTACAACGACAAATATTGTGCGAAGACCTTCCAGAAAATGTTCAACTACTGTAGCAGTAGAAAATGTTACCGATTTTCAACATCAACACTGTCAACCACCTACACAATTACGAGGTTTGCCGAGACGTTCACAGCAACACCAACATCAAGCGTTTATGATGATGGCCACCGATACAATAAAAGTTCAGAGGCGTTTATTGTCATTACCAAAAAAGGAACGTCTCTGGTGTCAAAGAAAGAGAAAATCGATGACTAAAAACTCCATTTTACAAGAACTTAAGCccccaaaaataaatttagaatgCGTTGTACGGAACTTGTGGTGTAGGAGACATACAACAGAATTATTGTTACGTAGGCAACTCTCGATCAACAATAATGGAGACACTATGACTGCTGCTATTTCTGCTGTCGTCGATATTATTCCTCCTATCGTTTCTCGTCACATCACCGTTTCTTCGGCAAGCGTTGTCGATTCCACGTGTTCTAATACGGGAGGAGGTAGTAAGCGGCGCTCTATGGTTTCTCCATCACCCACCACCGCTACCCCAATTCCCGTCACTGCCACTACAATAACCCTTAGTAATAAGAGTGGCAATAGTAGCcctcacaaaaaatataaactaggaAACCATCATCCGCCGGAACAGATACTATTACCGCAGCAACGGTTAgtagttgataaaaatgtgaaaaaaactATTCCACAACCTCCGATGCAAACCATGTCAACCAACGATCACAGCATAACTGCTATATTGTCTGGTGGTGCGACGGGAGCGAAACGCTCTAATGGTAGTGGTGCTCTTTCAATGGTAATAGATCCAGAAAATTGTGTCATTACCACGCCTACTTCTACTAGTACAATATTGTCACCACATAAAAACCTTAATACGCCATCACCTGCACCACTATCATTATTGCGTACATTGCTCAAGAGTCCCAGTAGTGAAAGTGGTTCGCCACCCATTGCTGCTAATATAAATGGTGTTGGATACAGGCATCATACGAATGGCAGCAGAAAAAGGCCATCAGCCGAATCAACAGTTGTTTCATCATTACCGCCTATTAATGCAGCTGCCGTTAAAGTTGATAATGGCCTAGGAACGTCGGCAATGGCAATACCATCAGTTTGTGCTAATTCAGCTGATAATGCTTCTGCCGTTCTAACTGCTCTTCATCAACTTCCTACTATTCACCACCCGGCTGCTGGACAATTAGCCGCGGCTGGCTACTTTAATGTGTTATACCATCAAGCCGCAATGGCTGCTGCTATGGCATATCAAACCCACGCACAACTGCCTCAAACGTTGCCTAAATCGCAACCATCGCCTTTATTGTCTTCACAATTTCCCACGACCGGTGGTGCCAATAGTACTTGGCAACGTCAATTGAACCGGCAACCGCCTCTTTTACATCCATCAGAAGCAATTGTCGGAAGCGGAGTTACTAACGCCACCATCTCTTCATCTGCATCAACGGTCGTGGCACCTTATTCTTCACCTTTAATAACTGCCACGGTTAATGGCAGTAGTTTGTTGCCACCTGCTACTCCATCACCGCCTCCTTCTTTAATGTTACATCCGCATCCTGTTCACTCTCGTAATTTATTGTTGCACCATCAGCAACAGTATCAACCAGCGCCCACGGTACAACAACAACTATCATCGTTCCATCGACAACAGGGTAGTAGCGTCAAAAAAAGAACTGGAGTGATAGGCGCTACCGAGTACGGCGGTTGTATAGAAGAAAATAACTCTGGAGTTGTAGCTACCCTAGATGAAGAGTCCTCTTCCGCCG ATTGTATGCCGCTCAACCTATCCAAGGATTCTATAGCTGAAAACGTCAGTGGTACTAGTCCAACAGCAAGAGTCAGGTGA
- the LOC113559150 gene encoding uncharacterized protein LOC113559150 codes for MIMCPVAPKCDDYYNVIQHYKTSAIKDIPSLERWKHSEASVKLYTCNTYPADNEMSNKINEPIRSILNRRSSDPKRKIERNSKK; via the exons ATGATTATGTGTCCAGTAGCGCCAAAATGCGATGACTACTATAATGTCATccaacattataaaactagTGCTATTAAGGACATTCCGTCACTTGAAag atggAAACATTCCGAAGCTAGCGTGAAGTTGTATACTTGCAATACCTATCCTGCTGATAAtgaaatgtcaaataaaataaacgaaccTATTCGATCAATTTTGAATCGACGTTCATCAGACCCGAAACGTAAGATTGAAAGAAAcagcaaaaaataa
- the LOC113559037 gene encoding LOW QUALITY PROTEIN: death-associated inhibitor of apoptosis 2-like (The sequence of the model RefSeq protein was modified relative to this genomic sequence to represent the inferred CDS: inserted 3 bases in 2 codons) — protein MNLQKFSTDFPSLVFLIRNNSFAVHSDYTTFLSXSYLSTSLQNKLSESGLKYSGVGVMVECFFCGLVSQKWSNNDIXVEHAKWNPKCTFVLLCKGN, from the exons ATGAATTTACAGAAGTTTTCCACTGATTTTCcatcattagtttttttaataagaaataattcatTTGCAGTACATTCAGATTATACCACATTTTTGT ACTCGTATCTATCTACTTCGTTACAAAATAAGTTATCTGAATCTGGTTTAAAATATTCCGGTGTAGGTGTTATGGTTGAATGTTTTTTCTGTGGACTTGTCTCACAAAAATGGTCAAATAATGATAT GGTTGAACACGCGAAATGGAATCCTAAATGTACATTTGTATTACTATGCAAAGGAAactaa